AGATTTTGTAGCTTCAGGACAATACTGTTTTAACCATTGAATGACTTTGAGGACGAAAGGCAGTTTTTTTTAAAGGAAATTGCTAACTGCGAGTCTTTTTTCACACTTTGGCGTCGAGGGACTTTAAGTTTTGCTTTTAGCTGATAACGTACTGTTGCATAGACCGTTTTATAATCAACCTTTACGCCGTAAAATTCTTGCAACCACTTGTGAATTTCACCATAGCTTTTAAAGCCGTTGTTTGGGTCTTTTAGGCGTTCTTCTAAAACGGCGATCGCTTCTGGAGGAATAATCTTTTGCCTACCTCCACCGTGACGCACCTCCAACAGTCCTAAAATCCCAGCTTGGCGGTATTTATGTAACCAATTTTGTACAGTTACTCGGTGGGAACCGATTGCTACAGCTATATCTTTGATTGTTTTTAGCTGACCAGTTTTGAACAAGTACAACGTTTGCACTTTTTGAAAACCTATGGCTGTTTTTTGCTGATTTAAAAGGGTAT
This portion of the Brasilonema sennae CENA114 genome encodes:
- a CDS encoding helix-turn-helix domain-containing protein, whose translation is MVRVCQLNIKETGEELHTLLNQQKTAIGFQKVQTLYLFKTGQLKTIKDIAVAIGSHRVTVQNWLHKYRQAGILGLLEVRHGGGRQKIIPPEAIAVLEERLKDPNNGFKSYGEIHKWLQEFYGVKVDYKTVYATVRYQLKAKLKVPRRQSVKKDSQLAISFKKNCLSSSKSFNG